ttcaatcggaataaaaatgactgaaggagacaaaaaaagctccaaaatgttgaaaagttttcattttaagatagaaaagtatgataaataaatgataaatgaaaatcactttagacagtcaaaattataaagataattatttgctttctctgaacagacattttcattcaatgtcaatacacatttcaacttaatggaatggaatttagttggggaaaaaataaacctcacagacatatctaggaatactggttatctatttgtctatttgatgtacccagaaattggatacatcacaggattttacatgcttgcagttttctacctgtctttcataactcaacatcatctgtcaaagctgtgcttgccatccatcaaagatctgctgcaggtacttcagatcataaatgagagaatgtatgaataaaactgttattgttattactattaaagatttttttttttaggtattacaGTGAAGAAAAGAGATGCCCCTGTCTGCGGGTAAAACTTCTTATGTGTGCATcttcctttcaattttatttttaaacaccattctatatttatccacagtatgacgatgacaatttcatcagccaatccaataaaaatgttaatgcgcacacatatacttactattctgaagacatcttttagccagaaaagtttataataagtctgaaaactactttttatcatataaaaaagcttataagtgcaagatatatgcttacatggacttcctacagtgaaattttgtggggactacttggacccgtaccgaaattatattaatttaaatagaaatttcatgattttgtaaactagcagcaagacaagactctaaagtggacaaaatatattactacatacatgataaaaattttctttacaattctgactgaaaaaaagctctaaatttttgataaaagtaccctgtaatatcagcttttctaaaagaaatattcaaattaatgaattatacatgatatttaaactctaacttaaaaaaaaaggttatattttggccagttggtggttctctttctttggtctagactactggtgtaaataatacatcaaaagaagacaagacaaaacaagcgaagaaaataaaagaaaagaacagaagtacagatagaaacattcatatgttgatctttttttttatataatgtactatttaatattctacacacaaggacgtacatgtaccatgataaacaaacacccccccccccctttttttttgtgatgagacttgtgtgtatatatatatcataaaatttattttttgtctatgtattgctttgcatatagatggattcaacaagaagaaataaaagagagagagagatggggaaaagaggggttcagctatgtttctaattttcatgtacaacaatttatagattctttttgaaaaatattggtggccctgaaaagggccgttatgttttggtgaaaaaatcacacttcttaagcacgttctccacggattcttcgtgccaattggatatcctttggcatgatggttactctcttggcgtggattgcgcacaagttggtatcctcgaagagaccgaccaagtaggcttcgctggcttcctgtagggccatgacggctgaactctggaatcggagatcagttttgaagtcctgggcgatttcacggactaatctctggaaggggagtttcctgatgaggagctctgtgctcttctggtatctcctgatttctcggagagcgactgttcctggcctgtatctatgtggtttcttgactccaccggttgcaggtgcgctcttacgggcggccttggtggcaagttgttttcttggagctttaccTCCGGTGGATTTACGTGCAGTTTGCTTTGTTCGTGCCATGACTATTAGCTCTGTGGACGATTTGCTACAGaaagaatacttgaaaatttcggtGAATGTGTTTTTGTGCTTGCCGGGAGGAT
The sequence above is a segment of the Mytilus edulis unplaced genomic scaffold, xbMytEdul2.2 SCAFFOLD_2411, whole genome shotgun sequence genome. Coding sequences within it:
- the LOC139509033 gene encoding histone H3, producing MARTKQTARKSTGGKAPRKQLATKAARKSAPATGGVKKPHRYRPGTVALREIRRYQKSTELLIRKLPFQRLVREIAQDFKTDLRFQSSAVMALQEASEAYLVGLFEDTNLCAIHAKRVTIMPKDIQLARRIRGERA